The genome window AATCACACCTTCCATCGTCAGCAACGATTTACCAAGCAGGAGAATATCGGCAGGCATCACCACCCGATGCCTCTGGGCTACGCCGAACAGATCATTCAACGCCTGACCCACACTAATCTTGGAAAAGGGAATATCGTAATATTTGGTACGCAACTTGTCCAAATCCACATGAAGCCCACGCAGATCCATATCATCCGGCATCATGCCGAGCTTCTCAATGGCCCGGATCATGCTGTCCGTATCTTTGCGCATTAACCCAATAATAAGGGAAGCAAGCTGCTGTTTCATCTCATCGCTAAGGCTTCCAACCATACCGAAGTCTATAAAGGCAAGACGTCCATCCTTCAATACCATCAGGTTGCCCGGATGTGGGTCAGCGTGGAAGAATCCATGAATAAAGATCTGATTCAATAATGAGTCCACCAACCGCTCAGCAATATTGTTCAGATCATGGCCGCGTCTGACCAATTCATCACGATCATTGAGCTTGATCCCTTCGATATACTCCATAGTCAGCACACGTGAAGACGTCTGATCCCAGTAAATTGTCGGGATTTTCACCTTGTTGTCCTGTTGGTATTGCTGTGCAATCTTTTCCGTATTCCGGCCTTCGACCGTATAATCCAACTCAGCCATCAATGCTTGAGCGTATTCTTCTACCATCTGCGGAATCTGATATTGCTTCACCCAATCCCAGCGCTTCTCGGCCATGGCTGTCAGCTCACGCAAAATATCCAGGTCACGCTGCACAATACGCGATATACCGGGCCGCTGAATCTTGATGGCTACCGATTCACCGCTTCGAAGTTTGCCCAGATGCACCTGTCCAATGCTGGCCGCAGCTACAGGGGTATCCTCGAACCGGGAAAAGATCTCCTCCAGCGGTGTATCCAAT of Paenibacillus sp. FSL R5-0517 contains these proteins:
- a CDS encoding AarF/ABC1/UbiB kinase family protein encodes the protein MAVRIKHVGRYREIAMALVRHGFGYMVEELGLFQLLALPRRWMSREAHTTKTLSERIRLVLQELGPAFVKLGQLASTRADLLPESVIRELVKLQDQVPPFSSETARGILEQELDTPLEEIFSRFEDTPVAAASIGQVHLGKLRSGESVAIKIQRPGISRIVQRDLDILRELTAMAEKRWDWVKQYQIPQMVEEYAQALMAELDYTVEGRNTEKIAQQYQQDNKVKIPTIYWDQTSSRVLTMEYIEGIKLNDRDELVRRGHDLNNIAERLVDSLLNQIFIHGFFHADPHPGNLMVLKDGRLAFIDFGMVGSLSDEMKQQLASLIIGLMRKDTDSMIRAIEKLGMMPDDMDLRGLHVDLDKLRTKYYDIPFSKISVGQALNDLFGVAQRHRVVMPADILLLGKSLLTMEGVIEHLDPSLSIVDMAEPFGRKLIKERFSAGRIKNRLFRSAADMAESVIGLPGQLRQLSSIISKGKLRLEISVPELDALMRRMDQISNRLSFSIVLLAFCIIMVGLIIGSSISHQSTMLWDIPVIEIGFLVAILMVAFLLYSIFKSGRF